The following coding sequences lie in one Niabella agricola genomic window:
- a CDS encoding SusC/RagA family TonB-linked outer membrane protein, producing MMKTFLLSFMMLLCPGITLFAQSGVEGQVLSRSDNRPLADVNVSLKGTATAVRTGPDGKYRLSVVNTSTAVLVFSHVGFKTYETAVKGLPVLNVFMDSNSTEMNEVVAIGYATVKRKDLTGSISSVTARQIVDIPIASAAEALNGRLAGVQITTSEGAPGAEVKIRIRGGNSITQDNSPMYIVDGIQVEDGLTGLAPQDIESVDVLKDASATAIYGARGANGVIIINTKGGREMKTTVSYNGIFGYNTLANKLEVMSPYEFGVWQWERAGAYATGKHDVYGTWADIQALKNMPAVDWQEKVLNNPAFQQTHNLSVTGGNKATQFNISYTGNNQKGIVLNSVYKRHLLNFRFAHTVSSKLKIGLNTRYNRQEIEGAGTSDAGAQHFNKLRNVVKYRPLIMGDVAEDEIDENYYNEIGVGNGLALINPIALNNAEYRHTGKNLLNLNGFINYNFAKGFTFRSTLGVDLNQIKLKNFDDAESLKGRFLGGGRAMVQINDYEGQTLDFANTLTYTPRLGKGHSLNILAGHEIYNARNEIIDNQVRDFPMGITAEKALAQLSLGIPVVLSPSTSGTESRTVSFFGRSNYSYADKYLLTLTMRADGSSKFSADNRWGYFPSAALAWRISNESFMQQLTFISDMKFRLTYGVAGNNRIQDYLYFSAYRNAGQYNLLETVIPAQTIATLANKDLKWETTRSANIGLDLSLFNNRLQLTADAYLNRTHDLLVNAPIPYNSGYKTQLQNVGQTENKGLEFQLKGVIINHSDFNWNADLNISFNRNKIVKLARQQDFYLVASGIAPSSYPPDFIVKVGQPVGTMIGWISDGFYTVDDFNWSGTTPTLKPGQPDPSSIFGEKAAPGMMKYKDIDGNGIVNLDDQTIIGNPNPKFTGGFNQQLRYKNFDMSVFLNFVYGNDVFNANKMEFTNGYNGGTNLLAIMNDRWKKLDENGNLVTDPVKLAEMNRNTRIWTPKSGSGAFGLNSWAIEDGSFLRVNNITLGYTLPAAITQRAKISKLRFYATVNNLWVITGYTGFDPEVSNRSNGGVVAGVDYAAYPRSRAYLFGVNLSF from the coding sequence ATGATGAAAACTTTTTTATTATCATTCATGATGCTTCTTTGTCCTGGTATTACGCTGTTTGCGCAATCGGGCGTTGAAGGTCAGGTGCTCAGCCGGTCTGACAACCGCCCGCTGGCCGACGTCAACGTTTCACTAAAAGGCACGGCAACAGCCGTACGTACCGGCCCCGACGGAAAATACCGGTTGTCCGTAGTCAATACCTCAACTGCCGTTCTTGTTTTCAGTCATGTAGGTTTTAAAACCTATGAAACAGCCGTCAAGGGCCTGCCGGTGCTCAACGTTTTTATGGACAGCAACAGCACAGAGATGAACGAGGTAGTAGCCATCGGCTATGCCACGGTTAAACGCAAAGATCTTACAGGCTCCATCTCCTCTGTAACCGCACGCCAGATCGTTGATATCCCCATTGCTTCTGCAGCCGAAGCCCTTAACGGGCGCCTGGCGGGTGTGCAGATCACCACTTCAGAAGGTGCGCCCGGTGCGGAAGTAAAGATCCGGATCCGCGGCGGCAACTCCATTACGCAGGATAACTCGCCCATGTACATTGTAGACGGCATACAGGTAGAAGACGGCCTGACAGGTCTGGCCCCGCAGGATATCGAATCCGTGGATGTTTTGAAAGATGCATCTGCCACGGCTATTTATGGGGCAAGAGGCGCCAACGGGGTCATCATCATCAACACCAAGGGCGGCCGGGAAATGAAGACCACCGTTAGCTATAACGGCATCTTTGGCTACAATACCCTCGCCAATAAACTGGAAGTCATGAGTCCTTATGAGTTTGGTGTATGGCAATGGGAACGGGCCGGTGCCTATGCTACCGGCAAACACGATGTATACGGAACCTGGGCCGATATCCAGGCGCTTAAGAACATGCCTGCGGTCGACTGGCAGGAGAAAGTGCTCAACAACCCGGCCTTTCAGCAAACACATAACCTTAGTGTAACCGGGGGCAATAAAGCTACCCAGTTCAACATCAGCTATACCGGTAATAACCAGAAGGGCATCGTGCTCAACTCGGTGTATAAACGGCACCTGCTCAACTTCCGTTTTGCCCATACCGTAAGCAGTAAACTGAAAATAGGATTAAACACCCGCTATAACCGCCAGGAGATTGAAGGAGCAGGCACTTCGGATGCCGGCGCACAACACTTTAATAAGTTGCGCAATGTAGTCAAATACCGTCCCCTCATTATGGGCGATGTGGCCGAAGATGAGATCGATGAAAATTACTACAATGAAATCGGCGTGGGTAACGGGCTGGCGCTCATCAACCCCATTGCACTGAATAACGCAGAATACCGGCATACCGGAAAAAACCTTTTAAACCTCAACGGCTTTATCAACTACAATTTTGCAAAGGGCTTTACCTTCAGAAGCACGCTGGGTGTAGATCTCAACCAGATCAAACTAAAAAACTTCGATGATGCCGAATCACTCAAAGGCCGCTTCCTGGGCGGTGGCAGGGCCATGGTGCAGATTAACGATTACGAAGGGCAAACCCTCGACTTTGCCAATACACTAACCTATACGCCCAGGCTTGGCAAAGGGCACAGCCTTAACATCCTGGCCGGACATGAAATTTACAACGCCCGCAATGAAATCATCGACAACCAGGTGCGGGACTTTCCCATGGGCATCACTGCAGAAAAAGCACTGGCCCAATTGTCGCTGGGCATCCCCGTTGTACTTTCCCCCAGTACCTCCGGCACGGAGAGCCGTACTGTATCCTTCTTTGGCCGTTCTAACTACAGCTATGCTGATAAATACCTGCTCACCCTTACCATGCGTGCAGACGGCTCTTCCAAATTTTCGGCTGATAACCGCTGGGGTTATTTCCCCTCCGCGGCCCTGGCCTGGAGGATCTCCAATGAATCCTTCATGCAACAGCTTACATTCATTTCCGATATGAAATTCCGCCTCACCTATGGGGTTGCGGGCAACAACCGCATCCAGGATTATCTTTACTTCAGCGCCTACCGGAATGCGGGCCAGTACAATTTGCTGGAAACCGTAATCCCCGCGCAAACCATCGCTACGCTGGCCAATAAGGACCTGAAATGGGAAACCACACGCTCCGCCAATATTGGTCTGGACCTGTCGCTGTTCAATAACCGGCTGCAACTGACGGCGGACGCTTACCTCAACCGCACACACGACCTGCTGGTAAATGCACCCATTCCCTATAATTCGGGCTATAAAACACAGTTGCAAAATGTGGGGCAAACTGAAAACAAGGGACTGGAGTTCCAGCTGAAGGGAGTAATCATCAACCACAGCGATTTTAACTGGAACGCCGACCTCAATATTTCCTTCAACCGAAATAAAATTGTAAAGCTGGCGCGGCAACAGGATTTTTACCTCGTTGCCTCCGGTATTGCCCCCAGCAGTTATCCACCGGACTTTATTGTAAAAGTAGGACAACCCGTGGGCACCATGATCGGCTGGATCTCCGATGGCTTTTATACCGTGGATGATTTTAACTGGAGCGGCACCACCCCCACCCTCAAACCCGGGCAACCCGATCCCAGCAGCATTTTTGGTGAAAAAGCCGCACCAGGTATGATGAAATACAAAGACATCGACGGCAACGGCATCGTAAACCTGGATGACCAGACCATCATCGGCAATCCCAATCCCAAATTCACAGGCGGCTTTAACCAGCAGCTCCGCTATAAAAATTTTGATATGAGCGTGTTCCTCAATTTTGTATATGGCAACGATGTTTTCAATGCCAACAAAATGGAGTTCACCAACGGCTATAACGGCGGCACTAACCTGCTGGCCATTATGAATGACCGCTGGAAAAAGCTGGATGAAAACGGCAACCTGGTAACAGACCCCGTAAAGCTGGCAGAAATGAACCGCAACACCAGGATCTGGACGCCCAAATCCGGCAGCGGTGCCTTCGGCCTGAATTCATGGGCCATTGAAGATGGGTCCTTTTTACGCGTAAACAATATTACCCTGGGATATACCCTGCCCGCCGCTATTACCCAACGTGCCAAAATTTCCAAACTGCGTTTTTATGCTACGGTCAATAATCTCTGGGTCATTACCGGGTATACCGGTTTTGATCCGGAAGTAAGCAACCGCTCCAATGGTGGTGTGGTAGCCGGTGTAGACTATGCCGCCTATCCCCGGAGCCGTGCTTACCTGTTTGGTGTTAATCTCTCATTTTAA
- a CDS encoding RagB/SusD family nutrient uptake outer membrane protein: MKYNKATVIFLLCCLLAAPFSSCKKYLDMENPDTLFSEENIFSNVANATSATMGVYAMLSRVFNGGTIPTRFSLDSDEGWGTTGSGDNGQADISRYNINPTNNQLTLAFENLYLGIERANNCIKNIPKMNLYTNGSAAEQAALKRLHGEALTLRAFFYLELIKNWGDVPAPFEPSLDQKDLALPKTDRDQIYDRILADLKTAEDLVPWRGEGVAAVLDERLTRGSVKAIRAKIALYAAGYSLRKSRQMERRQDYLKLYEIVRDECRDIIQKPDKHRLNPSFKAVFKDNILAYKIEPNGEVLFETGVGRTAVEGSTGYIDGPRYVPVGLTALAGSGGSFHVLPSYLYAFSKYDTRRDVSFAPYNTNLNTMIRTPITMNSWVLGKFRLDWLNPLPNSTAQQWGVNTPLVRLPDVLLMFAEVENELNNGPTPEAIAAFEAVRKRAFLGNEDKMGATPADKEGFFAAVKNERWFEFAGEGIRKYDLIRWNQLGTRIAAAKAVLNQMLAKTPPYDNLPQTMWYKTNTPGDIVWGNALDEKTPSTPIPPGYAAIAWMSALNAKYIDNLAQGFQANKNELLPIPLTSINSNPNLTQDYGY, translated from the coding sequence ATGAAATACAATAAAGCCACTGTCATCTTCCTGCTCTGCTGCCTTTTAGCAGCCCCGTTCAGCTCCTGTAAAAAATACCTGGACATGGAGAATCCGGATACGCTTTTCAGTGAAGAAAATATTTTCAGCAATGTGGCCAATGCTACCAGTGCCACCATGGGCGTATACGCCATGCTTTCCCGCGTATTTAACGGAGGCACCATTCCCACCCGTTTTTCGCTGGATAGCGATGAGGGCTGGGGCACCACCGGCAGCGGCGACAATGGCCAGGCCGATATCTCGCGCTACAACATCAACCCCACCAACAACCAGCTCACCCTGGCTTTTGAAAACCTGTACCTGGGTATTGAGCGTGCTAACAATTGCATTAAGAACATTCCCAAAATGAACCTGTATACCAACGGCAGCGCCGCTGAACAGGCAGCGTTAAAGCGCCTGCATGGGGAGGCCTTAACGCTGCGTGCCTTTTTTTACCTGGAGTTGATTAAAAACTGGGGCGATGTGCCCGCCCCTTTTGAACCCAGCCTGGACCAGAAAGACCTGGCCCTACCTAAAACAGACCGCGACCAGATCTACGACCGCATCCTCGCCGATCTTAAAACCGCGGAAGACCTGGTACCCTGGCGGGGCGAAGGCGTTGCCGCCGTACTGGACGAACGGCTCACCAGGGGCAGTGTAAAAGCCATCCGTGCCAAGATCGCTTTATACGCCGCCGGTTATTCCCTTCGCAAATCAAGACAGATGGAGCGCCGGCAGGATTACCTCAAGTTATACGAGATCGTCCGCGATGAATGCCGCGACATCATTCAAAAACCCGATAAACACCGCCTCAACCCCAGCTTTAAAGCCGTTTTTAAAGACAATATCCTCGCGTATAAAATTGAACCCAATGGTGAAGTGCTTTTTGAAACCGGTGTAGGCCGCACGGCTGTTGAGGGCAGCACCGGATATATTGACGGGCCGCGTTATGTGCCTGTAGGCCTTACCGCCCTGGCCGGCAGCGGCGGCTCCTTCCATGTGCTGCCCTCCTACCTGTATGCGTTCAGTAAATATGATACCCGCCGGGATGTATCCTTTGCGCCGTATAATACCAACCTTAATACCATGATCCGTACGCCCATCACCATGAACTCCTGGGTACTGGGCAAGTTCCGGCTCGACTGGCTCAACCCGCTGCCCAACTCCACCGCCCAGCAATGGGGTGTAAACACACCGCTGGTGCGCCTGCCGGATGTGCTGCTGATGTTTGCCGAGGTGGAGAACGAGCTCAACAACGGACCCACACCGGAAGCCATTGCTGCTTTTGAGGCGGTACGTAAACGGGCCTTCCTGGGCAATGAAGATAAAATGGGCGCTACACCTGCCGATAAAGAAGGATTTTTTGCCGCTGTTAAAAACGAGCGCTGGTTTGAATTTGCCGGTGAAGGCATCCGCAAATACGACCTCATCCGCTGGAACCAGCTGGGGACAAGGATTGCAGCGGCCAAGGCCGTACTGAATCAAATGCTGGCCAAAACCCCGCCCTACGATAACCTGCCCCAAACCATGTGGTACAAGACCAATACGCCCGGCGATATTGTATGGGGCAATGCACTGGATGAAAAAACGCCTTCCACTCCTATACCGCCCGGCTATGCCGCTATAGCGTGGATGAGTGCTTTAAACGCCAAATACATCGACAACCTGGCACAGGGCTTCCAGGCCAACAAAAATGAACTGTTGCCCATCCCGCTTACCTCGATCAACTCCAACCCCAACCTTACACAGGATTATGGTTATTAA
- a CDS encoding DUF4838 domain-containing protein, which produces MVIKKWWSPLFCVAALLCGTGLYAQQDLTLVEAGRTAYRIYVAPTAPASVKDAARALQHYFKKVTGAVPAIINAAPRGERPFISLGQNTLAVAAGLNDKELIYDGFKIVTKEKNIFILGPDTNAGKVSYLGGSSNGTSNGVYTFIEDYLGVSWLQPGAAGEQFIPRSTLTIPPLQRSVSPVFNFRVVSQTIPGPTLTRWGMGLKQGRFAAVEHEHAWEQTIPAALFKTHPDWFAQANGKPVPPAGSYKLETTNPQLVQAFADVVIETFRKNPAQRWYAISPSDGVGWSESIASKALYETDPFGKTSLTTLVLKFYNDVAKIVRKEFPDRKLGGYIYAQYLYPPEKGIPPLEPNLSLVVAPSIGYGFQLYRPETRANWDRIIRAWGESSKKYGFDVYYFDLPTVLMQSLGILTPPAPEILNFIYPRLHRYGFKGVYMYGMAIWPVFGPLNHIMAKMEWDPQQDAAVLLTAYYQKAYGTAAAPHIAQLYAVLDTAFRRFYQAHPNAGYNLTPAHLKEIYAPAYLQLEAHYQNALHTPKDRLQQQRLRSFGNVLSLLQWHLKANGLMDTAYTSALTKNETGIDQLLAVQDPDQSLQLSAEDIRPEPPFTVQAVANPANQPGSVVPTYGRIRMLLYKTTTAPASVHINAISSNGEFVAYRLTSRNGQQVHTTGVIRAGKNIPVPTASKTPYLLDINNRGSYIQAQVQGAAFAYKTNAHGAGFRVCTSAIEGDSLSLFFYVPEKLRDFSITLGSSPGITARVYGADGQLSGVLNTGTASASRLEVVLTPQQMANPAARYWKVVLYKPAGPAVQIAALTLDARLPQWVTTSSSLLQFE; this is translated from the coding sequence ATGGTTATTAAAAAATGGTGGTCCCCCTTGTTCTGCGTGGCGGCCTTGCTGTGCGGCACCGGCCTGTATGCACAGCAAGACCTTACACTGGTAGAAGCAGGACGCACGGCCTACCGCATCTATGTAGCTCCCACAGCGCCAGCGTCTGTTAAAGATGCGGCACGGGCACTGCAACATTATTTTAAAAAAGTAACGGGCGCGGTTCCGGCAATTATCAACGCAGCCCCTCGTGGGGAAAGGCCTTTTATCAGCCTGGGTCAGAACACGCTTGCTGTGGCGGCCGGTCTTAATGATAAAGAGCTTATCTACGACGGGTTTAAAATAGTCACTAAGGAAAAAAATATTTTCATCCTGGGGCCCGATACCAATGCGGGTAAGGTCAGCTACCTGGGTGGCAGCAGCAACGGCACTTCCAATGGCGTGTATACATTTATTGAAGACTACCTGGGCGTAAGCTGGCTACAGCCCGGTGCGGCAGGAGAACAGTTTATTCCACGCTCCACCCTCACCATTCCGCCGCTGCAGCGCAGTGTATCCCCGGTATTCAATTTCCGGGTGGTATCGCAAACCATTCCGGGCCCCACGCTTACCCGTTGGGGAATGGGATTGAAACAAGGCCGGTTTGCCGCCGTGGAGCACGAACATGCCTGGGAGCAAACCATCCCCGCTGCTTTGTTTAAAACACACCCCGACTGGTTTGCGCAGGCCAATGGCAAACCGGTGCCGCCTGCCGGATCGTATAAACTGGAAACCACCAACCCGCAGCTGGTACAGGCGTTTGCCGATGTGGTCATCGAAACCTTCCGCAAAAATCCTGCGCAACGCTGGTATGCCATCTCCCCCTCCGATGGGGTAGGTTGGAGCGAAAGCATCGCCAGCAAGGCGCTGTACGAAACCGATCCCTTTGGCAAAACCTCCCTTACCACACTGGTGCTAAAATTTTATAATGATGTGGCAAAGATTGTGCGGAAGGAATTTCCGGACCGCAAGCTGGGCGGCTATATCTATGCCCAGTACCTCTACCCGCCGGAAAAAGGCATCCCCCCGCTGGAGCCCAATCTTTCACTGGTGGTAGCCCCCTCCATCGGCTACGGCTTCCAGTTGTACCGGCCGGAAACCCGCGCCAACTGGGACCGCATCATCCGCGCCTGGGGCGAAAGCTCAAAAAAATACGGCTTTGATGTCTATTACTTCGATCTGCCCACCGTGCTCATGCAATCCCTGGGCATTCTTACACCGCCGGCCCCGGAGATTCTCAATTTTATTTATCCCCGGCTGCACCGCTACGGCTTTAAAGGCGTGTACATGTACGGCATGGCCATATGGCCGGTATTTGGTCCGCTCAATCATATCATGGCAAAAATGGAATGGGACCCGCAACAGGATGCTGCCGTACTTTTAACGGCTTATTACCAGAAAGCATACGGCACCGCAGCTGCCCCGCATATAGCACAGCTGTATGCCGTGCTGGATACGGCTTTCCGCCGGTTTTACCAGGCGCACCCCAACGCGGGGTATAACCTTACCCCTGCGCACCTGAAGGAGATTTATGCGCCGGCTTACCTGCAACTGGAAGCTCATTACCAAAACGCCCTCCATACACCCAAAGACCGGTTGCAGCAACAACGGCTCCGGTCGTTCGGAAATGTATTGTCCCTGCTGCAATGGCACCTGAAAGCCAACGGGCTCATGGATACCGCCTATACCTCTGCACTTACAAAAAACGAAACAGGTATTGATCAGCTGCTGGCCGTACAGGATCCCGACCAGAGTTTGCAGCTCTCTGCTGAAGACATTCGCCCCGAGCCGCCGTTCACCGTACAGGCCGTTGCTAATCCTGCAAATCAACCAGGCTCCGTGGTACCTACCTATGGCCGCATCCGGATGTTGTTATATAAAACAACAACCGCTCCTGCTTCCGTACACATCAACGCCATCAGCAGCAACGGAGAGTTTGTAGCCTACCGGCTTACCAGCCGCAACGGGCAGCAGGTGCATACAACCGGTGTAATACGTGCAGGCAAAAACATACCCGTTCCCACAGCATCAAAAACGCCGTACCTGCTGGATATTAACAACCGCGGCTCTTACATACAGGCGCAGGTACAGGGCGCCGCCTTCGCTTATAAAACCAATGCGCACGGGGCGGGCTTCCGGGTATGCACCAGCGCCATAGAAGGAGATTCCCTCTCCCTGTTTTTTTATGTACCGGAAAAACTAAGAGACTTCAGCATTACCCTGGGCAGCAGCCCGGGTATAACGGCCCGTGTGTATGGTGCGGATGGACAACTCAGCGGTGTATTAAATACCGGTACAGCCAGTGCCTCCCGGCTGGAGGTAGTGCTTACACCGCAACAGATGGCCAACCCTGCTGCGCGTTACTGGAAAGTGGTCCTTTATAAACCGGCCGGCCCTGCCGTGCAGATAGCGGCCCTTACGCTGGATGCCCGGCTTCCACAATGGGTTACCACCAGCAGTAGCCTCTTACAATTTGAGTAG
- a CDS encoding pentapeptide repeat-containing protein — MLNAKIIGNRITEARKKLHTSQAQLAERLFISSQAVGKWERGESMPDIVTFTRLAEILQVDLNYFSNGSVTPEALVPEPAEAPLAPAAAAVDDQPAPVAAQEKRGWDMSRGNWVDADFSGLDGLHERFSASNMRRCKFIGSDLSGLLLKSNHVEDCDFSGSDINNSRIQSSHFTNNQFTSCSLKETVFSGSYITGCNFSGADFTGTVFRSGGQEKNTIANATWKRTSFINSYIANVVFDGIIEDCYFENSVFSKVTFQNATLINTFFKCRSLKKIRFIDCRADRMTYEFLKNGKANLEGIALLPG, encoded by the coding sequence ATGTTAAATGCAAAGATCATCGGCAACAGGATCACAGAAGCACGGAAAAAACTACATACCTCGCAGGCGCAACTGGCGGAACGGCTGTTCATCAGTTCCCAGGCGGTGGGAAAATGGGAGCGCGGAGAATCGATGCCGGACATTGTTACCTTTACCCGCCTGGCTGAAATACTTCAGGTGGATCTGAATTATTTTTCAAACGGGTCTGTCACCCCGGAGGCTTTGGTTCCGGAACCGGCGGAGGCCCCGCTGGCGCCCGCTGCCGCCGCAGTAGATGACCAGCCGGCGCCTGTAGCGGCGCAGGAAAAACGCGGTTGGGATATGTCGCGCGGTAACTGGGTGGATGCCGATTTTTCCGGCCTGGATGGTTTGCACGAGCGGTTCAGCGCATCCAATATGCGGCGCTGTAAGTTTATCGGTTCAGACCTATCGGGCCTGCTGCTGAAAAGCAATCATGTTGAGGACTGTGATTTTTCCGGTTCGGATATCAACAACAGCCGGATCCAAAGCTCCCACTTCACCAACAACCAGTTTACTTCCTGCTCATTAAAGGAAACCGTGTTTTCCGGCAGTTATATCACCGGCTGTAATTTTTCAGGCGCCGATTTTACGGGTACGGTATTTCGGTCCGGCGGCCAGGAGAAAAATACCATTGCAAATGCTACCTGGAAGCGTACTTCGTTTATCAACTCGTATATCGCCAATGTTGTATTTGACGGCATCATAGAGGATTGTTATTTTGAGAACAGCGTTTTTTCCAAAGTGACCTTTCAGAACGCCACGCTGATTAACACGTTCTTTAAATGCAGAAGTTTGAAAAAAATACGGTTTATCGACTGCCGGGCAGACCGTATGACCTATGAATTCCTGAAGAACGGAAAGGCAAACCTGGAGGGTATTGCGTTGCTGCCGGGATAA
- a CDS encoding IS110 family RNA-guided transposase produces MSKVIEFEQQNANAAAIDIGSKKIFVCWDGITVKSYETFTGSYKQCIDELRANGVQRVCMEATGIYWIALHQMLEEAGMEVCLVNPKEVKQVKGRKTDVKDACWIQKMFSAGLVRQSYIPAGKLKELRMMIREREDIIGMGSTYVNKMQKALELMNIKLTEVICQINGASGIRMIEAIINGERNKEKLLALCHVSIREKKADAVLNALEGHYNESWLFLLEQNLILWKVHQKQLLRIDKRIEALLGDLEQGRQFVASEYKAKPVRHHKPMITDLHQKLLNIYGVDANCIPGITDYTLLKLLGEVGADMSRFPTVKHFVSWCGLCPGHNQSGSKSRKSKMKNHSNAGQTFREVAQALLNSKYIAIGAFIRKLKSRKEARIAIKAGARKIATAFYNLLTKGAQYIEQGIHKYEQQLKEREQKYLQKMALKYGMKFVEIQSLK; encoded by the coding sequence ATGTCAAAGGTAATTGAGTTTGAGCAACAAAATGCAAATGCAGCCGCCATAGATATTGGCTCAAAAAAGATCTTTGTTTGCTGGGATGGGATTACCGTAAAAAGTTATGAGACTTTTACGGGCAGCTATAAGCAATGTATCGATGAGCTTAGGGCTAACGGTGTACAGCGGGTGTGTATGGAGGCCACAGGCATCTACTGGATAGCCCTGCACCAGATGCTGGAAGAAGCGGGCATGGAAGTATGCCTGGTTAATCCCAAAGAAGTAAAGCAGGTAAAGGGTAGAAAGACAGATGTAAAAGATGCCTGTTGGATACAAAAAATGTTTAGTGCCGGTCTGGTGCGCCAGAGTTATATTCCTGCCGGCAAGTTAAAAGAGTTACGAATGATGATTCGGGAGCGGGAAGATATTATTGGTATGGGAAGTACCTATGTGAATAAGATGCAAAAGGCATTGGAGTTAATGAATATTAAACTCACAGAAGTAATCTGTCAAATTAATGGTGCCAGCGGTATACGGATGATAGAGGCGATCATCAATGGAGAGCGTAATAAAGAAAAATTACTGGCACTTTGCCATGTAAGCATCCGGGAAAAGAAGGCAGATGCGGTTTTAAACGCACTTGAAGGGCATTACAATGAAAGTTGGTTATTCCTGCTGGAACAAAATTTAATTCTTTGGAAGGTGCACCAAAAACAACTCCTGCGTATTGATAAGCGTATTGAAGCATTGCTAGGTGATTTGGAGCAGGGTAGACAGTTTGTAGCAAGTGAGTATAAAGCCAAACCGGTACGGCATCATAAACCCATGATAACCGATTTGCACCAGAAATTACTAAATATTTATGGCGTAGATGCCAATTGCATTCCTGGCATCACTGATTATACACTACTAAAGCTACTGGGAGAAGTGGGGGCAGATATGAGCCGGTTTCCAACGGTAAAGCATTTTGTGAGCTGGTGCGGTCTTTGTCCCGGTCATAACCAGAGCGGTTCTAAAAGCAGGAAGTCGAAAATGAAGAATCACTCCAATGCAGGCCAAACCTTCCGCGAAGTAGCTCAGGCCTTGCTTAATAGTAAGTATATAGCTATTGGAGCCTTTATCAGGAAACTAAAGAGTAGAAAAGAGGCGCGCATAGCAATAAAAGCCGGGGCAAGAAAAATAGCTACTGCATTCTATAATTTATTAACAAAAGGAGCTCAATATATAGAGCAAGGCATTCATAAGTATGAACAACAACTCAAAGAAAGAGAACAGAAATATTTACAAAAAATGGCTTTAAAATATGGAATGAAGTTCGTTGAAATACAATCGCTTAAATAA